A single region of the Fusarium keratoplasticum isolate Fu6.1 chromosome 7, whole genome shotgun sequence genome encodes:
- a CDS encoding HET domain-containing protein → MSRWHAISCDSPRIQVGDDSIPKCQTCGNSARHLLQDLTEHPASLIPSLPPDEPPGKLNLSWPSTITYTRTKSRRPSFESGAIEHHAPSSAAESLACLKLSEETSLRRWASYIHDRTLKEDEFRLIALVARENESPTDAIHLMLETYSEREFPEYEAVSYTWGGESGDATLRHPIYVGEYWDILLQTGNCCAMLRYLRPSRGERMLWVDAICINQKDTRERGEQVAKMGQIYSQCLQVILWLGDDITVKTSKSFPTRHRFHELQSLHISIPANDTSRPPSRLTIQKLLERRYFSRAWVLQELVLAPRVVIPIGDKIFSVDPSMTEYLNQLTSGTWSWEQTKAPWFQHVTRGLLVPKSMPELLSLAWKSKSSDVRDKFYAILGPYSLKPGGIQIQPDYSISLQHLATGFFAHCIINEGASHLLLKASGANAEAGIPSWMPNWKDPVAWEKLLGNEDEENPSWDRMKNMMPEFHHDNVLQIRFVPNPTAENNAPKNISKRLWYHGATVDADSGAMTLNLTRLSTIDRFMRARESQDFSWYRFRCTSHGGYISLASQRKLDALVEVEDEVYLFDNNATAPIYLVLRPTGGQHHKAFIPTS, encoded by the exons ATGTCCCGCTGGCACGCAATATCCTGTGATTCCCCTCGGATTCAAGTTGGGGATGATTCGATCCCCAAATGCCAAACCTGCGGTAATTCCGCCCGTCATCTGCTTCAGGATCTCACGGAACATCCTGCCAGTCTAATCCCGTCGCTCCCACCCGACGAGCCACCGGGAAAGCTCAATCTCAGTTGGCCGTCAACGATAACATATACACGGACTAAGTCGCGCAGACCCAGCTTCGAGTCTGGAGCGATAGAGCACCATGCTCCAAGTTCAGCAGCAGAATCTTTGGCCTGTCTCAAGCTCTCCGAGGAAACGAGTCTTAGAAGGTGGGCGTCGTATATTCATGATCGAACGTTGAAAGAGGACGAATTTCGCTTGATTGCCTTGGTGGCCAGGGAGAATGAGTCTCCAACAGATGCCATTCATCTGATGCTGGAAACATACTCAGAGAGGGAATTCCCGGAATACGAGGCCGTTTCCTACACTTGGGGAGGCGAGAGCGGAGATGCGACCTT GCGCCACCCCATCTACGTTGGCGAATATTGGGATATCCTGCTGCAAACTGGCAACTGCTGCGCCATGCTTCGCTACTTACGGCCATCTCGGGGCGAGCGGATGCTCTGGGTCGACGCAATATGCATCAATCAGAAAGAtacaagagagagaggcgaACAAGTTGCTAAGATGGGTCAGATATACTCCCAATGCCTCCAAGTTATCCTTTGGCTAGGAGATGATATCACAGTCAAGACTTCAAAGAGCTTTCCAACAAGGCATCGTTTCCACGAGCTTCAAAGCTTGCATATTTCCATACCAGCGAATGATACCTCGAGGCCTCCGAGCCGGCTCACCAtccagaagcttcttgagcgcAGGTACTTCAGCAGAGCATGGGTTCTTCAAGAGCTAGTTCTTGCGCCACGGGTCGTGATTCCCATCGGAGACAAGATATTCTCGGTGGACCCTTCAATGACAGAGTATCTGAATCAGTTGACAAGTGGTACCTGGTCGTGGGAACAGACAAAAGCGCCTTGGTTTCAACACGTAACGCGAGGCTTACTTGTACCAAAGAGCATGCCTGAACTGTTATCTTTGGCTTGGAAAAGCAAATCTTCAGACGTTCGAGACAAGTTCTACGCTATACTTGGTCCCTACAGCTTGAAGCCAGGTGGCATTCAAATTCAGCCAGATTACAGCATCTCTCTTCAGCACCTTGCGACCGGCTTCTTTGCCCACTGTATTATTAACGAAGGAGCCTCTCACCTACTCCTCAAGGCCTCTGGTGCTAATGCAGAAGCCGGAATCCCCTCGTGGATGCCGAACTGGAAGGACCCCGTTGCCTGGGAGAAACTCCTTGGAaatgaggatgaagaaaacCCTAGCTGGGACCGCATGAAGAATATGATGCCCGAATTTCACCATGACAACGTCTTACAGATCCGGTTTGTTCCCAATCCAACTGCCGAAAATAATGCGCCCAAGAACATCAGCAAAAGACTTTGGTATCACGGCGCGACAGTAGATGCCGATTCAGGGGCCATGACTCTCAACCTGACAAGGCTGTCCACCATTGACCGCTTCATGCGGGCAAGAGAAAGTCAGGATTTCTCGTGGTACCGATTCCGCTGCACGAGCCACGGAGGCTATATCTCACTGGCGAGTCAAAGGAAACTCGATGCGCTCGtcgaagttgaagatgaagtctATCTGTTTGATAACAACGCCACGGCTCCCATCTATCTCGTCCTGCGCCCCACCGGAGGCCAACATCA CAAAGCCTTTATTCCGACCTCATAA
- a CDS encoding hypothetical protein (Related to tol protein): MNAAVLPDRRRRKKPLSELIFETRVKSEFDKTERWFSPEGSINEHITAASITRTLRTKGSKAPVDDDLVNFILEKAKRVFAIAIYSRLENDKLRKAMEFFKSHNMHDDGLPFVKAQWEGHAEGPLGPKEQAESPYHSYDSADDGYDDDGYTTSDGEDDDEPWSKISIDGFCKDQWTFCAPVFSTDNINHDLEPDTVMPITKKDTISVAQGSFGSVFKCQVHKSHLHVPENSNNVDCFEYVAVKEVQREVHQDRNKMVRAWENEARILWGMNLLNQKHIVKFITAFRRGQDDHYLMFEWANGGNLRNLWKEVKRPALTGDLVRETMVQLCGLAQAIEKAHYPGDDRLYRHGDLKPENILWYTDECGSEKRIGTLKIGDWGLAKRHDIATEHRSNKTTTEYGTRRYESPEEYTCEHTGLKAPVSLKRTQNRRSRLYDIWAMGCIALEFLVWLMYGPDELNRFNEGIKTQFSDHSPFYEIVQDDVDNAKDMPRAKVHWVVEKWMDHMAKDPACAVGTTALGNLLELIRDRLLVVKLPVRMGTSPDLSPTIKSTKVEIPSDISLHASDSISNPVHTMNIPEINITDLEPTEPSAKPGGEPEVFIKRTSGGWERALAIGFHTAMLEISGKDEGASYWLTCLPGPPPDQDPGDRPILAQGGSAYPTEPTVSDMGLIGQERRQDFPLRPATQTPGARTERVNRKCSTCRLVQTIVNAQNEPSRKYRIFFFVCELTILQHLENDWNLIIDNESANHVLSSMKLGALSGPKSPHSSKLCASCQKFRDEIWSPAFGMSYSVQIVEENANSERCDLCRILWKICRRRDATNAGNVTFERVGSSLTMNSYGPPVMSIFRSPGLKTRIDQDIQIGLPCLPSASSDEYLEIIRGWVELCDLQHKDSTCQHLSRGSSAASSYHGRLPTRVISVGSKGDPTVKLLETTPSDTGEWVALSHQWGGGLQFSTTRQNLRHHIQGISMDQLPATFKDAVTVTRALGRPYLWIDSLCVIQGKDGDFDQEAKRMEQVYSGAYCVLAASRSPGHYAGFLQPRQANDSVTMQRDGDSAPFYIRETIDDFQQHVLEGGLNQRGWVLQEHALARRTVYFTDYQTYFECGNGVHCETMTKMTNDLAAFLGDPNFPRIIMGADQGEKILRYQDLYKRYSRLGLSNPSDRAVAINGLQERILHALGVEGGFGVFFEDTKDGRGRGLLRRSLLWCRASDALALSRIYVPDHRAASKAPSWSWMAYTGGIDYIAPNFGDMDWEEIQSPWDAKSRSRDDMFLVAAARNYKTDDEYGNLVFDDPESSAQLPMKCVVLGKQKGRTPVKEKLHYLLVVQERNGRYERVGAGYLPGRCIHPRAKKIIIH; the protein is encoded by the exons ATGAACGCAGCCGTTCTTCCAGACCGGAGGCGGAGGAAAAAGCCGCTATCCGAGCTGATTTTCGAGACTCGTGTCAAGAGTGAGTTCGATAAGACGGAACGTTGGTTCTCACCGGAAGGGAGTATCAACGAGCACATCACGGCAGCATCCATCACTAGAACTCTCCGTACCAAGGGCTCGAAGGCGCCGGTagatgatgatcttgtcaaTTTCATCCTTGAAAAGGCTAAAAGAGTAtttgccattgccatctaCAGCAGGCTAGAGAACGACAAACTTCGAAAAGCTATGGAATTCTTCAAGAGTCATAACATGCATGACGATGGCTTACCTTTTGTTAAAGCACAATGGGAAGGGCACGCCGAGGGGCCCTTGGGACCAAAAGAGCAAGCCGAGTCCCCGTATCACAGCTACGACAGTGCCGATGATGGTtatgatgacgatggataCACCACTTCTGAcggggaggatgacgatgagcccTGGTCAAAGATCAGCATTGACGGATTCTGCAAGGATCAGTGGACCTTCTGTGCCCCCGTATTCTCCAccgacaacatcaaccacGATCTTGAGCCAGATACGGTGATGCCCATTACGAAAAAGGACACCATCTCGGTGGCCCAGGGCTCCTTTGGATCTGTATTCAAGTGCCAAGTCCACAAGTCGCACCTCCATGTGCCCGAGAACTCG AACAATGTCGATTGCTTCGAATACGTTGCCGTCAAGGAAGTGCAGCGCGAGGTTCACCAAGACCGGAACAAAATGGTCCGCGCCTGGGAAAACGAGGCCCGGATCCTTTGGGGCATGAACTTGCTCAATCAGAAACACATTGTCAAGTTCATCACGGCATTtcgccgaggacaagacgaTCACTACTTGATGTTCGAGTGGGCAAATGGTGGCAACCTGAGGAACTTGTGGAAGGAGGTTAAACGCCCTGCCTTGACCGGCGACCTCGTGCGAGAGACAATGGTTCAACTCTGCGGACTTGCCCAGGCTATCGAAAAGGCCCATTACCCTGGCGACGACCGTTTGTATCGCCACGGAGATCTGAAGCCCGAGAACATACTCTGGTATACAGACGAGTGCGGGAGTGAGAAAAGAATCGGTACACTCAAGATAGGTGACTGGGGCCTTGCCAAAAGGCACGATATCGCCACCGAACATCGGAGCAACAAAACCACTACTGAGTACGGAACAAGGCGATACGAGTCGCCGGAGGAGTATACTTGTGAGCATACCGGTCTCAAGGCTCCAGTGTCCTTGAAGAGAACTCAGAATCGTCGATCTCGTCTTTACGATATCTGGGCGATGGGCTGTATTGCCCTGGAGTTCTTGGTTTGGCTTATGTATGGTCCAGATGAGCTGAACAGATTCAACGAGGGTATCAAAACACAATTTTCCGACCATTCTCCCTTCTACGAAATCGTACAGGACGATGTCGACAACGCGAAGGACATGCCGAGAGCCAAGGTTCACTGGGTCGTGGAGAAGTGGATGGACCATATGGCCAAAGATCCCGCCTGCGCGGTTGGGACCACGGCCCTAGGAAACCTGCTGGAGCTCATCAGAGATCGCCTTTTGGTGGTGAAGCTGCCGGTCAGAATGGGAACTTCACCCGACCTGTCACCAACGATCAAATCGACAAAGGTCGAGATACCCAGCGATATCAGCTTGCACGCTTCAGATTCGATTAGCAACCCGGTCCATACCATGAACATTCCCGAGATCAACATCACCGACTTGGAACCAACGGAGCCCTCGGCGAAACCAGGGGGTGAGCCCGAGGTTTTCATCAAACGAACATCTGGGGGGTGGGAGCGTGCTCTGGCCATCGGCTTCCACACCGCAATGCTGGAGATCTCAGGTAAGGATGAAGGAGCTAGCTACTGGCTTACATGTTTGCCAGGACCCCCTCCAGATCAAGATCCTGGAGACCGCCCCATCTTGGCACAAGGCGGAAGTGCCTATCCGACCGAACCCACGGTCTCAGATATGGGCCTGATTGGACAAGAAAGGCGACAGGACTTCCCGTTGCGGCCTGCGACACAGACCCCAGGCGCCAGAACCGAAAGAGTCA ATCGTAAGTGCTCAACATGTCGATTAGTGCAGACGATCGTAAATGCTCAAAATGAGCCCTCTCGGAAATATAGGAT CTTCTTTTTCGTCTGTGAACTCACAATTCTTCAGCAT CTCGAAAACGACTGGAACTTGATTATCGACAACGAATCTGCCAACCACGTCCTATCCTCGATGAAGTTAGGGGCTCTATCCGGACCCAAGTCTCCCCATTCCTCTAAGCTTTGTGCATCATGCCAGAAGTTTCGGGATGAGATCTGGAGCCCGGCATTCGGAATGTCTTATAGTGTCCAAATTGTAGAAGAAAACGCCAATTCCGAAAGGTGTGACCTCTGCAGGATACTCTGGAAGATTTGCAGGCGACGAGACGCCACCAACGCCGGAAATGTGACCTTCGAGAGAGTGGGATCGTCCCTCACCATGAATAGTTACGGGCCTCCGGTCATGTCCATTTTCCGAAGCCCTG GTCTCAAGACAAGGATTGACCAGGATATTCAGATTGGTCTTCCATGCCTCCCATCAGCTTCTAGCGATGAATACCTCGAGATCATCCGGGGTTGGGTTGAACTATGTGATCTTCAACACAAGGATTCAACTTGCCAACACCTCAGTCGAGGCAGCTCTGCCGCCTCTAGCTACCACGGAAGATTGCCGACTAGGGTCATTTCTGTGGGAAGTAAGGGCGATCCCACTGTCAAGCTCCTGGAAACCACTCCTAGCGACACAGGAGAATGGGTAGCTTTGTCTCACCAATGGGGTGGAGGGCTCCAGTTCTCGACGACCAGACAAAACCTGCGCCATCATATCCAGGGCATTAGCATGGATCAACTTCCTGCTACTTTCAAAGATGCCGTGACCGTGACCCGAGCATTGGGCCGTCCATACCTTTGGATAGACTCTCTTTGTGTCATTCAAGGGAAAGACGGAGATTTCGACCAAGAGGCAAAGCGAATGGAACAAGTGTACAGCGGCGCATACTGTGTTTTGGCGGCCAGTCGGTCTCCTGGACACTACGCTGGCTTTCTCCAACCCAGACAAGCAAATGACAGCGTGACCATGCAACGAGATGGAGACTCTGCGCCCTTTTACATCCGCGAGACGATCGACGACTTTCAACAACATGTTCTGGAAGGGGGACTAAACCAGAGGGGTTGGGTTCTGCAAGAGCATGCCCTTGCTCGACGCACGGTATACTTTACCGACTACCAGACTTATTTCGAGTGCGGCAATGGTGTCCACTGTGAAACAATGACCAAGATGACCAA TGACCTGGCTGCTTTCCTGGGCGACCCGAATTTTCCTCGGATCATCATGGGGGCAGACCAAGGCGAAAAGATTCTTCGGTACCAAGATCTTTACAAAAGATACTCTCGACTTGGTCTCTCAAACCCATCTGATCGAGCAGTTGCCATCAACGGTCTTCAAGAGCGTATTCTTCATGCTCTTGGCGTCGAGGGGGGATTTGGGGTCTTTTTTGAAGACACAAAGGATGGCCGCGGTCGTGGACTCCTTCGAAGAAGCTTGCTCTGGTGCCGTGCATCTGACGCGCTTGCTCTCTCTCGGATTTACGTACCAGATCACCGCGCCGCCTCTAAGGCTCCTTCATGGTCATGGATGGCGTACACCGGTGGCATTGACTATATCGCTCCCAACTTCGGTGACATGGACTGGGAAGAGATTCAGTCGCCATGGGATGCCAAGTCTCGCTCGAGAGACGACATGTTTCTGGTCGCCGCCGCACGAAACTACAAGACTGATGACGAGTATGGCAATCTTGTGTTTGATGACCCCGAGTCGTCAGCCCAACTTCCAATGAAGTGTGTCGTGCTTGGGAAGCAGAAGGGGAGAACGCCAGTCAAAGAAAAATTACACTATCTCTTAGTGGTCCAGGAAAGAAATGGCAGATATGAGCGAGTCGGGGCTGGATACTTGCCCGGGAGGTGCATTCACCCTAGGGCGAAGAAGATTATCATTCACTAG
- a CDS encoding N-acetyltransferase domain-containing protein, giving the protein MASNALVLEKATLDDVPALTELWYAGFTDPGVRYLWPDTPGVRKWWDEANREDLANKTYQHYIKVIDPSLKDHQGRPRIAAFAKWDTATQEERGPRYPAWNPDMPLQAIEDFIQSLENSRQQVMAGKTKHYYLDTLVTHPEYQRRGAGSMLMKWGCDLADENGAELYVDASKDGSFLYRKFGFIEQTLEGEPASGIIPMARALAEKSRSGGRMDRALVGGGSEKTYTGE; this is encoded by the exons ATGGCGTCGAACGCTTTGGTACTAGAGAAAGCAACTCTGGACGACGTTCCTGCGCTTACTGAGTTATGGTACGCCGGGTTCACAGACCCCGGGGTGCGGTACTTGTGGCCCGATACTCCAGGCGTACGCAAGTGGTGGGATGAGGCCAACCGCGAGGATCTTGCCAATAAGACCTACCAGCACTATATCAAAGTTATCGACCCCAGTTTGAAGGATCACCAGGGCCGGCCGCGGATAGCTGCTTTTGCGAAATGGGACACGGCTACGCAGGAGGAGCGAGGACCTCGATATCCTGCTTGGAACCCGGATATGCCTCTCCAAGCGATTGAGGACTTTATTCAAAGCCTGGAGAACTCGAGACAGCAAGTGATGGCCGGGAAGACAAAGCATTACT ATCTTGATACTCTCGTCACACATCCTGAGTATCAAAGACGAGGTGCCGGCTCAATGCTCATGAAATGGGGTTGCGATCTTGCGGACGAAAATGGTGCCGAGCTCTACGTAGATGCAAGCAAGGACGGCTCATTCCTCTACCGGAAATTCGGTTTCATTGAACAGACCCTGGAGGGTGAACCTGCATCTGGAATCATCCCGATGGCTCGGGCCCTCGCAGAGAAGAGCCGAAGTGGTGGGCGCATGGACCGCGCGCTCGTGGGAGGAGGTAGTGAGAAGACATACACTGGGGAGTGA